The following nucleotide sequence is from Azospirillum brasilense.
GCACGCGCTGGGGCAGGTCTGCCATTTCGATCTGGAAAAGCCCTTCACCGGGCTGAAGCTGCGCGACGCGCTGAACTTCCACCTGAGGCCCGCCCCCGTGGCCGTCCTGCTGGCCGAGGCGGTGCCGGAGGAGTTCCACGCCCGCATGACCTGCCTGGGGCGCAGCTACGTCTTCCGCATCGTCAACCGCCGCGCCCCGCTGGCCCTGGAGACGGGCCGCGCCTGGCACGTCATGCGCCCTCTGGACGCCGAGGCGATGCACGCGGCCGCGCAGGTCCTGGTCGGCCGGCACGACTTCACCAGCTTCCGCGCCGCGCTCTGCCAGGCCAACTCCCCGGTCAAGACGCTGGAGCGGCTGGCCGTCGAGCGGGTCGGCGACGAGGTCCGGGTGCACGCCGCCGCCCGCTCCTTCCTGCACCATCAGGTGCGCAACATGGTGGGCACGCTGGAGCTGGTCGGGGCCGGCAAGTGGAGCGCCGACGACCTGCGCCGCGCGCTGGAGGCCCGCAACCGCTCCGCCGCCGGGCCGACCGCCCCGCCGGATGGGCTGTATTTCGTCGGCGCCCGCTACTGACACTCCCAAGGCGGCGTCTGGCGCTCGTTGCCAATTGCCGATAGACTCTCAGGCGAAGCACAACCGGCCGGGTTTCCGTCGCCGTGCACCGTCATCCGCCGCGCCTGCTCCCACCGTTCCTGCTGCTCATCGCCGCCCTGCTGCTGACCGGCTGCGGTGTGGACGGCGATCAGGCCGCGCTGTGCGGCAAGTTGATCCCCGCCTTCGACTCCGGACCCGTCACCATCCTGGACACGCAAGCGCTGGGCGGCGACGAGCCGGCCTTGCGCCTGACTTACCGCTCGGGCAACGGCGGCGCGGAGACCGGCACCCACTGGATCGCCTGCCGCTTCGGCGGACGCTTCTTCGACTCGCGCCGGCACGAGCTGGTGGCGGTGGCGACCGACCGCATGGGGCGGCTGCGGCCCATGCAACTCATCATGCTGCGCATCTGGGCCGGCCTGCCCGCCGCCCGCCTAGGCCTGCCGCCCGAGTCGAGCAGACCGGAGCCGGGGCCGCGGACGGACTGGGCGCCGCTGCTCTTCTTCCTGCAACAGCTCATCAACGCGGCCACGGTGGCCTGCGTCTACGGGCTGCTGGCGCTGGGCTACACGCTGGTTTACGGCATCCTGGGGCAGATCAACCTCGCCATGGGCGAACTGACCATGATCGGTGCCATGCTGACCGCCATGGGGGCGGCGGCTCTGGGCATGGCCGGGCTGGGCAGCCTGCCGCTGGCGGTGCTGGGAGTCTTCGCCACGGTGATGGCCTTCACCGCCGTCCAGGGCTGGACCATGGACCGGCTGGTGTTCCGCCGCCTGCGCCGCACCCACAACCACACGCCGCTGATCGCCGCCGTCGGCCTGTCCATCGCCTATCAGGAGGGGATGCGGCTTCTGCACGGCGCCCGCGACTGGTGGCCCGCCCAGTTCCTGGCCGACCGGCACGAGCTGCTCAGCGACGGCGCCTTCACCGTTACCGCCCTGACCTCGCAGGCGGTGATCCTTCTGATGACCGGCGGGCTCTACGCCCTGCTCTGGGCGATCATGCAGCGCACCGCCTACGGCCGCGCCCACCGCGCCTGCGCCGACGATGTCGGGGCGGCGGAGCTGGTCGGGGTGGACGTGGACCGCACCGTCGCCACCACCTTCGCGGTGGGCGGCGCGCTCGCCGCGGCGGCGGGGGCGGTGATCGCGCTCTATTACGGTGGGGTGAACTTCTACACGGGCTATCTGGTGGGCTTCAAGGCGCTGGCCGCCGCGGTGGTCGGCGGCATCGGGTCGGTCCCCGGCGCCATGCTGGGCGGCGCCCTGCTGGGGCTGGTCGAGACCTTCTGGTCGGCCTATTTCGCCATCGCCTACAAGGACATCGTGGCCTTCGGCCTGCTCACCCTCTTCCTGATCTACCGCCCGGACGGGCTGATGGGCCGCCGCCGCGGGCGGGGGGATTGAGAGCCCCCCGGTGGCGGGGACCGGTCAGGGAAGGTCCGCCCCCATGGCCGCGGCGATGGTGTCCAGGTCGCGGTCGGTGACCGTGAACAGCCCGAAGCGGAACGGATAGCCCCAGTTCCGCACACCGGCGGAGAAGTCCAGCCGGTCGAGCAGGGGCTGGATCGGCGCCTCCCGCCCGTCCAGCCACCGCACGTCGCGGCGGAAGGGAATGAAGCCCCCGCCCATGTCGAACGGGTAAGGGGCACCATCCCGCACGATCCCTACGGCGGTGAAGGACTGCAGGCGGTCCTTTCCCTGGAAACGCTCGGTCGGCGAGTAATAGGCGACGCGGTCCCCCGGGCGGATGCGGCGCAGCGGCGCCGCCTTGCCGTGGCAGACCTGCATGAAGCCCTCCGCCCGCCCCCGCCGGACATGCTCGGCGGAGGCGACGGCGATCCAGCTGCGGCCGGCGGTGGTCCGATCCATGGCGGACCTCACGCTTCCATCGGGGCGAAGACGCGCAGGCGGTGCCCGTCCGGGTCCAGCGCGACGAAGGTGTGGCCGAAATCCATGGCGGTCGGCGGCTGGGCGATGGTCAGGCCGCGCCGCACCCAGTCGTCGTGAAGGGCCTGCACCGCCTCGGCACCGGCCACCCGGAAGCCGATCTCGCCACTGCCGCCGAGCGGTCCCGTGGAGGCCGCCGGCTGCACCGTGTGGCGCGACCACAGCCCCAGCATGACGCCGGAGTCCAGAGCGAACATGGCGAAGGTGGGCGACGCCTCGACCGGCGGCTTGCCGGTCAGATCGGCGTAGAAGGCGGCGCTGGCGGTCGGGCTGTCCACATAGAGGAGGATGATGTTGGCGCTGAACATGGGCTGGTTTCCTCGCTGGTCCCCGGCACGGGCGATCCCGTCCGGCGAAGACCAAGCTAGGCCAACACACTGACAGTTTCTGTCAGCAGTCGTGCGCGGGGGCGCTCACCGCGCCGGGATGCCCTCAGCCTCGCGCCACTCCTTGAGCAACGCCTGCCGCCGCCGCGGGTAGCGGGCTTCCAGCGCCGTCACGGTGACGATGCGGTCGGCGCGGAAATGGCGGATCGCCCCGCGCAGTTCGCACCACGCGACCATGACGCGCAGCCGGTCGAAGAAGCCGAGCGCGAAGGGCCAGACGACGCGCTCGCTGGCGGCCCCGTCGCGGTCGCGGTAGGCGATGGACAGCTTGCGCTCGCCGCGGATGGCCCGCCGGACGACGGCGAGGTCGACGCCGTCCCCGACGATCGGCTCCCCCGGCCCGACGAGCAGCGCGGAGGCGTCCATCCGGTCGCGCAGATCCGGCGGCAACACCGCCGCGATCTTGGCAAGCGCGTTCTGCGCCGCCGCCCCCAGCGCGCCATCCGCCCGGTCGGCGACCCAGCGGATGCCGAGGGCGAGCGCCTCGATCTCCTCCTCCGCGAACATCAGCGGCGGCAGCAGGAAACCGGGCTGGAGGAGATAGCCGACGCCCGGCTCGCCGTCGATGCGGGCGCCTTGGGCCTGGAGGGTGGCGACGTCGCGGTAGATCGTGCGCAGGCTGACGCCGAGTTCGTCGGCGAGGACATGCCCGCTGACCGGCCGGCGATGGCGCCGCAGGCACTGGATCAGGTCAATGAGGCGTTCGGCGCGCGACAGCGGAGGATGCCCCGAAAAGGACGAAGCGGGGACGGCTGGAAGGCCATCCCCGCTCCGGGCGTCACAGCGGACCGTGAGAGCTTACAGGCTGCGCACGTCGGTCAGGTGCCCGGTCACCGCCGCCGCGGCGGCCATGGCCGGGCTGAGCAAGTGGGTGCGCCCGCCGCGGCCCTGACGGCCCTCGAAGTTGCGGTTGGAGGTCGAGGCGCTGCGCTCGCCCGGCGACAGGCGGTCGGCGTTCATGGCGAGGCACATGGAACAGCCCGGCTCCCGCCACTCGAAACCGGCCTCGGTGAAGATCTTGTCCAGACCCTCTTCCTCCGCCTGCTCCTTGACGAGGCCCGAGCCGGGGACGACCAGGGCGCGCACGCCCTCGGCGACCTTGCGGCCCTGGGCGATCACCGCGGCGGCGCGCAGATCCTCGATGCGGCCGTTGGTGCAGGAGCCGATGAAGACGGTGTCCACCTTCACGTCGGTCAGCTTCTGGCCGGGCTCCAGGCCCATGTAGGCCAGCGAGCGCTCGACGGCGGCGCGCTTGCCGGCGTCGGCCACGTCGGCCGGGTTCGGCACGGTCGCGGTGATCGGCAGCACGTCCTCCGGGCTGGTGCCCCAGGTGACCTGCGGAACGATGTCGGCGGCGTTCAGAACGACAGTGGTGTCGTAGACCGCGCCCTCGTCCGACGGCAGCGTCTTCCAGTATTCCACCGCCTGCTCCCAGGCGCCGGCCTTCGGAGCCAGGGCGCGGCCCATCACATACGCGAAGGTCTTCTCGTCCGGGGCGATCAGGCCGGCGCGGGCGCCGCCCTCGATGGCCATGTTGCAGACGGTCATGCGGCCTTCCATCGACAGGCCGCGGATGGCGTCGCCGGCGAACTCGATGACGTGGCCGGTGCCGCCGGCGGTGCCGATCCGGCCGATGATCGCCAGCACGATGTCCTTGGCGGTCACGCCCTCCGGCAGCTCGCCGTCGACGCGGACCAGCATGTTCTTGGCCGGCTTCTGCAGCAGGGTCTGGGTGGCCAGCACATGCTCCACCTCCGACGTGCCGATGCCGAAGGCAAGCGCGCCGAAGGCGCCGTGGGTGGCGGTGTGGCTGTCGCCGCAGACGATGGTGGCGCCGGGCAGCGTGAAGCCCTGCTCCGGACCGACGATGTGCACGATGCCCTGGCGGACGTCGTCCATCGGGAAGTAGCGGACGCCGAAGTCGCGCGCGTTCTTGTCCAGCGTCTCGACCTGGATGCGGCTTTCCTCCTCGACGATGCCCTTGGAGCGGTCGGTGGTCGGCACGTTGTGGTCGGGAACGGCGAGGGTCGCTTCCGGACGGCGCACCGGACGGCCGGCAAGCCGCAGCCCCTCGAACGCCTGCGGGCTGGTCACTTCATGGACCAGATGGCGGTCGATGTAGAGGATGCAGGTGCCGTCGTCCTGACGGTGAACGACGTGGCTGTCCCAAATCTTGTCGAACAGGGTGCGCGGCTTGGACATAGCAACTCTCTCTCGCGGCAATTCTCTCTCGCAAACCACAGACCGGACGAACGAAGCGTGCGGTAAGAGGGCCGCACAATAGCCGTCTCTTTCAACCAGGACAAGGCCGAGCCTGTGGAAAGCACCCGGCATCCCGCAGCGAAAAATCGCCGCTCCCCCGCGCTGCCCATCGGCTGGCGGGGAAGGCGCTCCTTATGGTAGCGTCCGCCCACCGATCTCCATTGCCCCATTCGATGAAGGGTCATCCCGTGACGGACCCCACTGTCCGCTGTGAACGCTGCGAACGGCCTTATCCCGCCGAGCTTCCCGGCTGCCCGAACTGCCGGCGCATCCGCCAGACCAACATCGCCATCGCCACCACCATGATCCTTCTGGTGCTGTTCGCCATCGGCGGCTGGTTCGGCATCCAGGTCCTCACCGGCTTCTCCACCGGCGGCACGCCGTAACGGCCCCCCTCGCGGGGCTGCCGCACCGGGAACGCAGACCTCCCGCCCCCACCCGCGCCGTAGGATGCGGCAAAATTCAGGGTTGGGAGGACTCATGGCGGATCAGGCCATGCCACGCGCCGCGGCCGGCCAGGGACCCGTGGGCGGTCCGGGCACCGTGGTCTACGCGCAGCTTGCGGGAATCGTGTTGTTCTGGGGAGCCAACTGGCCCCTGATGAAGCTGGCCCTGTCCGACATCGGGCCGCTGACCTTCTGCTTTCTCCGTTTCGCCGGGGCGGCGGCGGTGCTGGCCCTGCTGTCGCGGGTGCTGCGCTTTCCCCTCCTGCCGCCGCCGGGAGAGCGTTGGCCGCTGGCCCTGGTCGGGCTGCTGCAGATCGCCGGCATGCTGGACCTCAGCTCCATTGCGCTGCGGGTGGTGCCGCCGGGACGGGCCGCGGTGCTGGCCTACACCATGCAGATGTGGGCGTTGCCGCTGGGCGTCCTGCTGGCCGGGGAGCGCTTCACGCGTGGGCGGGTGATCGGCGCGTTGCTGACCTTCGCCGGCGTCCTCGTCTTCTTCAACCCGGCGCTGATGGACTGGAGCGACCCGGCGGTGCTGCTCGGCAACGGGCTGCTGCTCGCCTGCGCGCTGAGCTGGGCGCTCGGCGCCACCCTCTACCGCCGTCGGCGCGGCGGCTGGCGCACGCCCTTCTGGACCCAGACCTTCTGGCAGATTGCCGTCAGCGCCGTGGCGACTGCGCCGCTGGCCCTGGCGGCGGAGCACGCCCGGCCGATCCATTGGACGCCCGCGCTGGGCACCGTCCTGGCGTTCAACTGGGTGATCGCCACGGGGCTGTGCTTCTGGTGGTGGGCGAAGTCGCTGACCGCCATGCCGGCCGCCCAGGCCGGGCAGATCATCTGCCTCGTCCCCGTCACCGCCCTGCTGCTGAGCGCGGTCTTCATGGGCGAGCCGCTCACGGCCGGCGTGCTGATCGCCGTGGCGCTGATCGGCGCGGGGATCCTGACGACGATGCGGGCGCGGTAGGAGGAGCGGCTGCACTGGGCCCCCACCCAACCCTCCCCCGCTGACGCAGGGGAGGGCTTAAATCTCCTCCCCCTGCAAAGCGGGGGGAGGTCGGGAGGGGGGCATCGACGCAACCACGTCCCCGCCATCACTACCCCAACGCCAAACACCCGCCCGGATCGCTCCGGGCGGGTGCTGGTTCAGGCGTACCGAACGAAAGGGCGCCGGATTACTCCGCGGCGGCCTTCGTGTTGTTCATGCCGCGGCCGGTCGTGCGCTCGGCGATACGGGCCGACTTGCCGCGACGGTCGCGCAGATAGTACAGCTTGGCGCGGCGGACGGCGCCCTTGCGGACCAGCTCGATCGACTCCAGACGCGGGGAGTAGAGCGGGAACACGCGCTCCACACCCTCGCCGTAGCTGATCTTGCGGACGGTGAAGGACGAATTCACGCCGGCGTTCCGGCGGGCGATCACGACGCCCTCGTAAGCCTGGACACGCTCGCGCGTGCCCTCGACCACCTTCACGTTCACGCGGACGGTGTCGCCCGGCGAGAACACGGGAATGGTCTTGCCGCCGAGGGCCTTCTCGATCTGCTCCTGCTCGAGCTGCTGCAACAGGTTCATGACACTACCCCTTTCCATCGGTGCGCCTCGCGGCGGACCGTCACTCTGGTTTCGGGCCGCGCCGGCGACCCCGTTTCCCAATCTGACCCTCGGCCTTCCTGCCCGCCTCGTAGCGGTCCCACAGGTCCGGTCGCCGGGCCTGGGTGATCCGCTCCGCCTCGGCGAGCCGCCAGGCGCGAACCTTCTCGTGGTGGCCGGACAACAGGATGTCCGGAACCGACCGTTCCACACCCTGCCCGTCGGTCCAGACCGCGGGCCGGGTGTAGTGGGGGTATTCGAGCAACCCCCGTTCGAAACTTTCCTCGCCCGCCGTCTCCGCATTGCCCATGACACCGGGGAGCAAGCGCACCACGGCGTCGATCAGGCACAGGGCGGCGGTCTCGCCGCCGGACAGCACGAAATCCCCGAGGCTGACCTCCTCAAGGCCGTGCGCGTCCAGCACCCGCTCATCCACCCCTTCGTACCGGCCGCAGAGCAGGGTGACCACCGGGGTGGCCGCCAGCTCCTTGACCAGCTCCTGGTCGAGCACCCGTCCGCGAGGCGACAGGTAGATCGCCCGTCCGCGTCCAGGAGTGCCCGGAGGACCCGCCGTCGCGGTCAGAGCCGCGTCCAGCACGTCGGGCCGCATGACCATGCCGGCCCCTCCGCCGAAGGGGGTGTCGTCGACGGAGCGGTGTTTATCGCGCGCGAACGAGCGAATGTCCACTGATTCCAACGCCCAGACTCCATTTTCCAGCGCCTTTCCCGCAAGGCTGAGCCCCAGCGGACCCGGAAACATCTCCGGGAACAGCGTCAGAACCTTGGCCGTCCAGACAAGAGAACCGGAAGCGCCGTGATTCACGGGCGGGTTCCCTTGTTTTCAACGTCGTCTTCAGCGTCATCCGCGCCGTCCGGCGCGTCCTCTCCGTCCTTTTCCGCCTCGCCTTCGCGCGCTTCGATGACGGCGGGAAGATCGACCACGACGCGGCCTCCCTTCACATCGACCACCGGAACGCAGGCGCGGGTGAAGGGCAGCATCTCCAGCGGCCCCGATTCCGTGCGGATCTCCAGCACGTCACCGGCTCCGAAGTCGTACAGCGCCTTCACCGTGCCCCAGACGGTGCCGTCGGCGAGCTCCGCACGCAGGCCGATCAGGTCGGCGTGGTAGAACTCGTCCTCGTCCTCCGTCTCGGGCAGGGCGGAACGGTCCACATAGAGCCGGACACCGGTCAGCTCCTGCGCCTGTTCGCGCGTGGCGATGCCATCGACGCGGACCAGGAACAGGTCCTTCATGGTGCCCTGAAGCGTCAGCGCGAAGCGCCGGGCGCCCCGCTCGTCCGAGAGGGGGCCGTAGGACGCCACGGCTTGTGCGTCCTCGGTGAAGCTTTTCACCTTCACGAGGCCGCGGACGCCGTGAGCCCCGGCGAATTGGCCGACGCAGACTTTTGTGGACATGGCTTGAGCGTGTGCTTTGCGGGCTCGTGGCCCCCATCCCGGCCTTCCCCCGCTGGGCGGGGGAAGGAGCTTTTATCCCATCCCCCGCTCAGCGGGGGAGGGTCAGGGTGGGGGCGAGGAGCGTTCCCTTTATCAGCCCTCGGCAGCGGCCTTGGCGGCGGCCTCGGCCTTCAGACGCTCCTGCGCCTTGGCCTTCGGGGCGGACTTCTTCGGAGTCTCGCGGATTTCCGGCTTGGCGATCAGGCCGGCGTTCGCCAGGAACAGGGCGACGCGGTCCGTCGGCTGGCCGCCGACCGACAGCCAATGCTTGGCGCGCTCGGCGTCCAGGACGATGCGCTGCTCGTGCTCGCGCGGCAGCATCGGGTTGTAGGTGCCGATCTTCTCGATGAAGCGGCCGTCGCGCGGGCTGCGGGCGTCGGCGACGACGATCGAGTAGAACGGACGCTTCTTGGCGCCGCCACGGGCCAGACGGATCTTCAGGGACATGGGACAGTCGCTTCCTTGGTGTAGTCGCTTGATAGGCGGTTGAAGGTGATCGCGCTCATCGCGCGTTGCGGTCGCCAGGGATCAGTTCGGTCCCCGGAAATTCTTCGGCAGGAGGCTCTGCAGCCCGTGGCGCATCAGCCCCTTCTGCCCCAGCTTCTGCACCTGCTTCATCATGCCACGCATGGTGTCGTACTGCTTGAGCAGCTTGTTCACCTCCTGCACGCTGGTGCCGGAGCCGGCGGCGATGCGCTTGCGGCGCGACGCCTTGATGAGCTCGGGGTGCTTGCGCTCCTTCTTCGTCATCGAGGAGATGATCGCCTCCTGGCGCTTGATCACCCCGTCGTCGATGTTCGCGTCCTTGAGCTGGTTCTTGATCTTGCCGATGCCCGGCAGCATGCCCATCAGGCCGGACATGCCGCCCATCTTGCGCAGCTGCTTGAGCTGGGAGGCCATGTCGTCGAGGTCGAAGCCCTGGCCCTTCTCCATCTTGCGGGCGAGCTTCTCGGCCTCTTCCTTGTCGATGCTCTCGGCAGCCTTCTCGACCAGCGACACGACGTCGCCCATGCCGAGGATGCGGCCGGCGATGCGGTCGGGGTGGAAGGCCTCCAGGGCGTCGATCTTCTCGCCCATGCCCAGCAGCTTGATCGGCTTGCCGGTGATCTGGCGCATCGACAGGGCGGCACCGCCGCGGGCGTCGCCGTCCACGCGGGTCAGCATGATGCCGGTGATGCCGACCTTGTCGTTGAAGTTGGTGGCGACCGTCACCGCGTCCTGGCCGGTCATGGCGTCGGCGACCAGCAGCGTCTCCGCCGGCTTGGTCGCGTCGCGCACGGCCGCGACCTCGGCCATCAACTCCTCGTCGATGGACAGACGGCCGGCGGTGTCGAGCATGACCACGTCGTAGCCTTCGCGCCGGCCGGTCTCGATGGCGCGGCGGGCAATGGCGACGGGGTCCTGGCCGGGCACGATCGGCAGCGTGGCGACGCCGGTCTGCTCGCCGAGGACCTTCAGCTGCTCCTGGGCCGCCGGACGGCGCACGTCCAGCGAGGCCATCAGGACCTTCTTGCGGTCCCGGTTCTTCAGGCGCAGCGCGATCTTGGCGGTGCTGGTGGTCTTGCCCGAGCCCTGCAGGCCGACCATCAGGATCGGCACGGGAGCGGCGGCGTTGAGGTTGATCTCCTCGCCCTGCCCCAGCATCTCCACGAGGTTGTCGTGGACGATCTTGATGACCTGCTGGCCGGGGGTGATCGAGCGCAGGACCTCCTGGCCGATCGCGCGTTCCTTGACCTGGTTGACGAACTGCTTGACCACCGGCAGGGCGACGTCGGCCTCCAGCAACGCCACGCGCACCTCGCGCAGCGCGGCGTTGACGTCCTCCTCGCTCAGCGCGCCGCGGCGGCGCAGCTTGTCGAAGATGTCGCCCAGGCGTCCGGTCAGGCCATCGAACATGGGTCAGCGGTCCTCAGTTTCGGTCTCCATCCGCTCGAACACGATCGGCTCAAGCACAAACGAGCCAGTGCGCGAAACTCGCGGACTGGCGGAGGTCCCCGGCACGCAGGCCGATGGTACCCGGTCGATGGCTCGACGGATGCAGGTCGGCGGACCATACGCATCGCGGGGGGCGGAGTCAACAACCCAACAACCACGCCCCGCTGGACCTTCTTGCGCAACGCCCCGCGAAGGGCCACTATTTCCTTACACAACCAGGGGCTTTGCGGCCCGGGAACAGCGCCCTCGATGGAACGCATTCGAGGCGTACTTGAATAAAGCGTTAGCGATTGTTAACTTTTTCTTCGCGGCTCCCCTTTACAGTGTGCCGCGACTCCAACCCGGGATTTCCCTGATGCCCCCCGCGCAAGGCTTCGGAACGAACACGCCGCGCACGAAGCTGACGCAGAGTCAGCTGAACACGATCCTGCTCCGGCATCAGGCTTTCCGGAAAAGCCAGCCGGGCGGTGTGCGCGCGAACCTGAAGATGCGCGACCTGTCGCATCTGGACCTGTCCGGCATCGACCTGTCCGACGCCGACCTGTCCGGGGCAAAGCTGTTCAGCGCCCGGCTGACCCGGGCCAATTTGACCAACGCGAACCTCTACGCCGCCGACCTGCGGCTGGCGAACCTGGAGAAGGCCGACCTGCGCCGCGCCGACCTGCGCGGCGCCTGCCTGCGTGGCGCCGTGCTGTCGGAAGCCATGCTGGTTGAGGTGGACCTGCGCGACGGTACGCTGCTGCATTACAGCCCGTCGGGCGAGATGATGCCGCACAACTTCGAGGACTCCGTCCTGACCTCGGAACTGACGGCGGCGGTCATCCGCGGCGCCGACCTGTCGCGGGCCAAGGTGGCGAACGCTTTCGTCATGCAGACCGACCTGACCGACGCGATCCTGCGCGGCACCAAGTTCATGCGCGCGAACCTGACGAACTCCAACCTGACGGGCTGCGACCTGACCGACGCCGACCTGTCGGAGGCCAACCTGTCCGGCGCCCGGCTGTCCGGTGCGGTAATGACCAACTGCGCCATCGGGCGCGCCAACTTCACCAACGCCAACCTGATCGGCGCCATCCTGGACGCGGCCCAGCTCCGCTCGCCCAACCTGTCCGCCGCGGTGATGGCGAAGGTTCTGGAGAATCCGGACGATGACCTGCGCGACATCCTGACCCTGCACGTTTCCTGGATCGACAGCGGCGGCAAGGACGGCAAGCGCGCCGACCTCTCCTCGCTCGATCTGTCGGGGCGCAACCTCGACGGCATCAACCTGTCGGCCGGCATCTTGCAATGCATTACGCTGCGGGGCGCGTCGATGATGGGCACCTCGCTCGCCATCGCCGACCTGTCGCTGTCGGACCTGCGCAAGGTGAACTTCACCAAGGCCGACCTGCGCGGCGTCAACTTCGAGCGGGCGACCCTGACCGGCGCCAACCTGACCGAGGCGCAGCTCGGCCCCGTGCACATCCAGGGGTCGAGCAGCCACGTCTGGCGGGCCAACCTGCAGCGCGCCCGCATGGGTATGGCCGTTCTGAAGGACGCCGACCTGCGCAAGGTCAACCTGTCCGGGGCCAACCTCGCCGGGGCGGACTTGCGCGGCGCCAACCTGAGCGAGGCCGACCTGACCGGCACCGACCTGACCGGCGCGGACCTCGACGGGACGGTTCTGGACGGCACCAGCCTGACCGACGCCATCGGGATCGAGGAGATGACCGGGACCTGATCCGTTCGCGGACTCAGGGCCGCCGCCTTCAGGGACGCCGCGTCCAGGGACCAGAGCGGTAGGCGGTGCGGACGTGGTTGATCAGCAGGTTGCGCGCGTCGATCAGCTGGGCCATGCGGTCCCGGCAGGCGACCACGCCGGTGTCCGGGTGATAGACCGGGGCCAGTTCGCGGAAGCGCTTCACCACCCGGTCCTCGTCGAAGCACCATTCATTGACGAAGCCGAA
It contains:
- the ffh gene encoding signal recognition particle protein, with translation MFDGLTGRLGDIFDKLRRRGALSEEDVNAALREVRVALLEADVALPVVKQFVNQVKERAIGQEVLRSITPGQQVIKIVHDNLVEMLGQGEEINLNAAAPVPILMVGLQGSGKTTSTAKIALRLKNRDRKKVLMASLDVRRPAAQEQLKVLGEQTGVATLPIVPGQDPVAIARRAIETGRREGYDVVMLDTAGRLSIDEELMAEVAAVRDATKPAETLLVADAMTGQDAVTVATNFNDKVGITGIMLTRVDGDARGGAALSMRQITGKPIKLLGMGEKIDALEAFHPDRIAGRILGMGDVVSLVEKAAESIDKEEAEKLARKMEKGQGFDLDDMASQLKQLRKMGGMSGLMGMLPGIGKIKNQLKDANIDDGVIKRQEAIISSMTKKERKHPELIKASRRKRIAAGSGTSVQEVNKLLKQYDTMRGMMKQVQKLGQKGLMRHGLQSLLPKNFRGPN
- a CDS encoding pentapeptide repeat-containing protein, encoding MPPAQGFGTNTPRTKLTQSQLNTILLRHQAFRKSQPGGVRANLKMRDLSHLDLSGIDLSDADLSGAKLFSARLTRANLTNANLYAADLRLANLEKADLRRADLRGACLRGAVLSEAMLVEVDLRDGTLLHYSPSGEMMPHNFEDSVLTSELTAAVIRGADLSRAKVANAFVMQTDLTDAILRGTKFMRANLTNSNLTGCDLTDADLSEANLSGARLSGAVMTNCAIGRANFTNANLIGAILDAAQLRSPNLSAAVMAKVLENPDDDLRDILTLHVSWIDSGGKDGKRADLSSLDLSGRNLDGINLSAGILQCITLRGASMMGTSLAIADLSLSDLRKVNFTKADLRGVNFERATLTGANLTEAQLGPVHIQGSSSHVWRANLQRARMGMAVLKDADLRKVNLSGANLAGADLRGANLSEADLTGTDLTGADLDGTVLDGTSLTDAIGIEEMTGT